The following coding sequences are from one Rutidosis leptorrhynchoides isolate AG116_Rl617_1_P2 chromosome 11, CSIRO_AGI_Rlap_v1, whole genome shotgun sequence window:
- the LOC139875029 gene encoding disease resistance protein Roq1-like yields the protein MVILTHFLEQSSSSNTHDEKYDVFLSFRGVDTRLSFTNHLHQALEGANLKTFLDKEEIPTGHYLKPELENAIKSSTTSVIVLSKIYASSTWCLDELEATKQLWRGNGRAQKEDGSRDKELGEVLETTFIKEIVKALSKRIRVPVRTTLPLLIGKEDDIKFITSWLKDTSLRTVDILSIYGMGGIGKSTLAKYVYESYCREFDRSSIIKDISRKCVGQINGLHDLQNHLCEDISKASPIQVHDVSVASNKVLIVLDDIGSLDQLDALLGNKGFNQGSKIIITTRDMSLTERCILFKKKVECRHTKYLLERLSHNSSLKLLCHHAFNCEELKDGYKVVSRDILEYCEGHPLALKVLGCNLYNRNLSYWEGCIKELRKGPEGPISRGTRNIKGLSLDLRLIEKQELRGSLLELETDAFSMMYNLKILSVKDVLLNGSFENFPETFLLKSMPSELPMKKLVILSLSYSNIKSFNVSSNNMLRPGKRQKVSESYSKNNRLLGSLKNLDPSHCYQLHTLGGFCEFPALESSFLKNCTSLVEDGCNMIELPFESLKDVKDNLIDLKLRLSPSVTTAVQRNFNFNDSYFSSSLVTLSLSRNNLSCEDFPIDWSCLSRLKILSLKCNPIVSMPNCVRTLPNLEKLYMHNCDMLTSIEHPPHTLRSLVYDHSNMITNLIRKMSFHPEMSPLQLCMNLC from the exons ATGGTAATTCTCACTCACTTTTTAGAACAATCTTCTTCAAGTAATACTCATGATGAAAAGTATGATGTTTTCTTGAGCTTTCGAGGTGTTGATACCCGTCTTAGCTTCACCAATCACCTCCACCAAGCCCTTGAGGGTGCTAATCTCAAAACCTTTTTAGACAAAGAAGAGATTCCAACCGGGCATTATTTGAAACCGGAATTGGAGAACGCAATTAAATCATCCACAACTTCTGTTATCGTGCTGTCTAAGATTTATGCTTCTTCGACATGGTGCCTTGATGAACTT GAAGCAACAAAACAGCTTTGGAGAGGCAATGGCAGAGCACAAAAAGAAGATGGAAGCAGAGACAAAGAATTAGGCGAAGT GCTGGAGACTACGTTCATCAAAGAAATCGTTAAAGCCCTTTCCAAAAGAATACGTGTACCCGTAAGGACTACTTTACCACTACTTATTGGGAAGGAGGATGATATTAAATTCATcacttcatggttgaaagacacATCCTTACGTACCGTCGACATTCTTAGTATTTATGGTATGGGTGGGATTGGAAAGTCAACCTTAGCCAAATATGTCTATGAGTCATATTGTCGTGAGTTCGACAGAAGCAGCATCATTAAGGATATTAGTAGGAAGTGTGTTGGACAAATTAATGGATTGCATGATTTACAAAATCATCTATGTGAAGACATTTCAAAAGCAAGTCCGATTCAAGTTCATGATGTTTCTGTAGCCTCTAATAAAGTGTTGATAGTTCTTGACGATATTGGTAGTCTAGACCAATTGGATGCTTTGCTGGGAAACAAAGGTTTTAATCAAGGAAGCAAAATCATTATAACGACTAGGGACATGTCGTTGACAGAGAGGTGTATACTATTTAAAAAGAAAGTTGAATGCAGACATACGAAGTACTTACTTGAACGCTTATCTCACAACTCATCACTAAAGCTTTTATGTCATCATGCGTTCAATTGTGAAGAACTTAAAGATGGCTACAAAGTGGTTTCAAGGGATATTTTGGAGTATTGTGAAGGACATCCATTGGCTCTTAAAGTTTTGGGCTGTAATCTATATAATCGAAATCTTTCTTATTGGGAAGGCTGCATAAAAGAACTAAGAAAAGGCCCTGAAGGACCCATTTCCCGT GGTACTAGAAATATCAAAGGTCTCAGTCTTGACCTGAGATTGATTGAAAAACAGGAGTTACGTGGATCATTACTTGAGCTGGAAACAGATGCATTTAGTATGATGTATAATCTGAAGATATTATCAGTTAAAGATGTGCTCCTCAATGGCTCTTTTGAGAATTTTCCAgagacttttttgctca AGTCTATGCCTTCAGAATTACCAATGAAGAAGCTAGTTATTCTCTCATTGTCTTATAGCAATATCAAATCTTTTAATGTATCTTCTAATAACATGCTACGGCCTGGAAAGAGGCAAAAG GTGAGTGAATCGTACTCAAAAAATAATAGATTGCTTGGATCTTTGAAGAATCTTGATCCGAGCCACTGTTATCAGCTTCATACTCTTGGTGGTTTTTGTGAATTCCCTGCACTTGAGAGTTCATTTCTCAAAAATTGCACGAGTTTGGTTGAG GATGGCTGTAATATGATTGAGCTTCCATTTGAGTCATTGAAGGACGTTAAAGATAACCTGATTGACCTAAAGTTACGGCTATCTCCGTCTGTCACTACGGCTGTACAGAGGAATTTCAATTTCAATGATTCTTATTTTTCAAGCTCATTAGTAACTTTGTCGCTTTCACGTAATAATTTGTCATGCGAAGATTTTCCCATTGACTGGAGTTGCCTATCTCGGTTGAAGATTTTAAGTTTGAAGTGTAATCCAATTGTTTCGATGCCCAATTGTGTGAGAACCCTTCCTAACCTTGAGAAACTTTATATGCATAACTGTGATATGCTGACATCAATCGAACATCCTCCACATACCTTAAGATCGTTGGTGTACGATCATTCTAACATGATAACTAATTTGATACGGAAAATGTCATTTCATCCAGAAATGTCCCCACTGCAATTATGTATGAATTTGTGTTAG